ATCCGAAAGACGGCTCATCAGCGAAGACCTTCCGATTCAGAGAAAGACCTTGATGAGTAAAATGAAGGTCTTCATCCTGACGGCGTCTACTCAAACTCATCCGAAAAAACGTGATCTTTGAAATGGAGCACTATCCAAAATCTCCCTCTCAGAGAAAAATCCGAGTCTCGCAAATCAAGGGGCTATTGACCTACCTCCCCGCTCACTACCATCAACTTCACATCGTCTGCACATCCCAAATTGTTGCAGAGAGTTACAAGACAATGACTCAGGGACTTAAATCTGAGGTTCAGTGGATAGGAGAAATTTTTAATCAAAGGAGCTTCAGCATGTCCTCAAAAAATAGGATGAATGAAAACGATCAAAATGGAGTTCTCATTGTCTCAGGCAGTTTGGGAGGAGTTCTTCTTCTTTTAAAAGTAGCCAAACTCTTGCCCATGGTTCTCTTAGGCCTTTTTTTGGCCTGGTTTTAACTGGAGCCTGGGGACTTCAAAAATCCATACGGGTAAAGTGCTTCATCTTTTTTCCAACTTCATGGTCCCCTTATCACTCGTGATTTTTATCTTTGGATTTCCAACGCATGGTCACATCTACTGGGGGATCTTTGAGTATCAGTGGGGAATAGATCTCTTCCACTGGGGAGCCTCGTCTTATAACAACTGGATTGAGACAGGACCATTTTTCGGATGGATCAAAAAATTCCTCAAATTGAAGTCCTTCTCCACAGTTGATGTCCAGCTCTACTTGTTAAAGATTTTTCTCATAGGTCTTTTGTCTCAACTTGGATTTCTCTTCCTCAACATCTTTTGAGAGGGGCACTGTCGAAAAACCTCATGGCCCCTTTGGCCGATGGGTTCTATCAGTGCCTAAAGCCCCTCTCAATTCTGTTTTCTTGAGGTCCTTAAGGCTGGACACTCCTCAAAGGGAGAGTTTTTTGAAGGTAGGATTTTCAGGTCTATTTATCTTGTCAGGCGTTTTGAACAATTCTCAGACGTCGCTCCCATGATTCAGGCCGCAGCTCTCCCCTATTTCCTTTTCCCACTGTTAGGAGTCTCCATTCTCCACATGTCTCCCCTTTTTGGCGAAAGCCATTCTTAAGGCTTCAGAAGATCGGATTCCTCTTGAGGACGAAATTTTGATCGGTCACAAAATTGGAAACAAAAATGAGCCTGTCTATTTAACCAAGGCCAATCTCAATTATCATGTTCAGCTCATCGGCGGCAGTGGTGCTGGAAAAACCACCTTGATCCAGGTCATTCTCAAAAGTCTGATACCAAAAAAAATGGGCATCATCTTTGTCGATCTCAAAGCCGACTTTGATACGATTCAATGGATCAAAAATGAAGCCCAAAGATCTGATCGATTGAAAGATCTCGAATTCTTCTGTCTCACTCAGCATAAAATTTCAAAGCCCTACAATCCCATCAAACACGGCACACCTCAGGAAATTCTCTCTCAGATCATGAACTCACTCGATTGGTCTGAGGAATATTATAAGAAAACCGCCTCCCGAGCTCTCTCAGATCTTCTCTTAGCTCTTTGTCAAATCAGAGATCAGGGAGGTGTTCCATTCACTCTCTCAGATTTGGCTCACTATCTCTCTCATCCTGATGAACTTGAAACTTTGGCCGTCTCTGAATTTTTGGACAATGAAACAAAAGAAACTCTCAGAAATAGAGCTGAGTCCCTAAGAGAAAAAGACGGATCGCGGCAAATTTCAGGACTTCTCTCCGATCTTATCAATATATATAGATCCTCAGCCGGCCCCCTCATCGGAAAAGAATCTCTCTCCCCTTCAGCCATTGATCTGAAAGAGACCATCAAACAAGGCAAAATCACCTACTTTCTTCTCAACTCCATGGCCGACAAAGCGTCTTGCATCCAACTTGGAAAATTAGTTCTTCAAGATCTCATCAGATCCGTAGGTCAAATCTATGACGAGGTCCCTGAAAAGATCGACACCCCTGTCTATTAATCGTCGATGAGTTCGCAAGCTTTGCCACAGACAATTTCATCGATCTTCTCAATAGAGCCAGAGGAGCAAAACTTGGAATCATGGTGGCCCACCAATCCCGAGGGGATCTCATGAAAGTCTCCCCCACTTTTTGTGATCAATTAGAAAGAAACTGCAATACCAAACTGATTTTCGGAACCGACAGCCCCGATGACGCCGAGTACTTTGCCTCCATGGCCGGAACTCGAAGCATACAAAAATCAACGGTGCGTTATAAACAAGGACTACTTTGGGATCAAAATACAGGTGAAAAATCAGTCAGGGACACTGAGGAATTTGTCGTGCACCCAAATCAAATCCGACAACTCGGACAAGGACAGGTGTTGAAGATTTCGCGATTGCTAAGTGCCGAGGTTGTGATCACCAATGTTACCCCACCATCAGATAACGCTGCACGACCGAAGAATAGTCTAGGAAATTTTTTACTTCACAAACTTTTTTGTTCGCTTAAATTAGAGATGGTTTAAGTATTCAGATAATAAACGATACGAACTTCAACTGGAGCTTTTTATGACGCCTAAGATGACCGCTAAAGATGCCGCAGAATTTCTTGGGATATCTCTTCAAGGGATTAACAAAGCCTTGAAATCTAGAGATGTGACCTTCAAGAAATCAGCTAACAGAATATACTTCAGTCATGATGCAGCAAGAAAATTTTTTCAGCTGCCTGTAAAACAGAAGACCATTGCGTTTCAAGTTGTAAAAGGTGGAACCGGAAAAACTGCAATTGGGCTAAACGTGGCGATAAGAGCCTCTCTGTACGGTCTACGAGTGCTCTGCATTGACATTGACCAACAAGGAAACCTTACGAATCTTCTTGGAATTGACGGTGAAGAATACAAATGCATGTTTGATGCTCTTACCGATCCAAAAATTAGTTTTTCTGATCTGATCATTTCAGCTCTTCCAGGTATCGACCTTGTTCCGAGCAACTTGGATAATGCTCTCCTTGAAAATACATTGGTTATAAAAAAAATTAGACTCGATAAGGTATATGAGCAAAGAATCAAAGATGTTAAAGATCAATATGATCTAATAGTCCTTGATTGCCCTCCGGCACCAGGGCGCTAACAACGCGGCCGCTGCATTAGCTAGCGACTTGGTTGTGTGCGTGGTTGATCCTGATAGCAATGCTATAAAAGGATTGCTGTACTCGTACCAGGAAATAACCCGTCTGGCAGAGGATAACGAACGAACCATACCTGTAAAATTGTCCTCAATAAATTTGATAAAAGAACAAGTATTTCACACGACACGTTGGAAAAATTGATCAAGCATGAGGTTTTTGGTCCCATGCTTTACAAGTCATATGTCGGCACCAATCAGCAAATTCCAAATGCTAGCGCCAGCTTAACATCGATTTTTGACTCACTCAAAGACTCTAGCGCTAAGGTGGACATAGATCTACTCACCAGAGAGATTTTGGAATTAGACCAAGCATTGGTACGCCGTAACCAAGAGAGGGAGTCAAAACCAAATAGTGCCGGAGAGGCATCGGATATCATTTCTAACTCTTCAACCAATTAAACACACACCGAGGAATTTAAAATGCCAAGAATCGTTGAGGGTGAATCAAAATTAGGCCTGAAAAAGACGAACAAGGAGAGACGCAGAGCGTGGGCTTCAATTGACGATGCCCTAGATGAGGCTTGCGCCGGTATTGATCACAAAAAAATTGAGAACAAAAAAACACATGGTGAAGTTAATCTCAAACCGCAAAACAACATTGATTTTGACAAGAGTCATTTAAATGAACGAGATTTGGCTACATCAGGAGCAACGCAATCCCCTGCCGCTGCTATTGACGAAATCAACCTGGATGATTCTCGAAACGCCAGACCATTTCAACCCGGTTTTAACCCGGTTGAAACCGGGTTTAGATAACGCGGTTATACATGACTCGATTAGAGGTAAAAATCAGTCGTCTCATGATCAGAATCAGAGGCCACGTATTAGCCAGACTCAAATTCGAGAAAAAACGATTAACCCGGTTAAACCAGATCTAATTAACCCGGTTATCAATGTGGTAGCTTCTAACTCTGCAGAAAATGAAACCTCACCAAAAGGTGTCTATATTTCATCTGAAATCAATTTACCTGAAAAACCTACCTCCAAGTTACAAAATCCATCAAATAACCCGGTTAAACAACCCGGTTACAACCTGGTTGAAAAAAATGGTGTCGCCAAATTGAACGAGCTATTAAACCACCCGCCAGATCACCACATCAGAAAAACTCAGCAGAAAGAAACCAGAACCATAATGGCGAACGATAACCAGGTTACAACCGGGTTGCATAACCGGGTTACGAATAAACCAAAAATGTCATATACAGAATCTGACTCCAAAATGAATATTGAACCCGGTTACAACCCGGTTCAATACCAGGTCGAGATCACCAACCATTACCCGGTATCAAACCCGGTTACTCGAAACTACCCACAATTTCAAAACCAGACCGACTTTCTTCTTGAACGTAACCTGTGCTCCATCAACGGGCATTGTCTTACAATATTTGATTTTCTCGTGGAGACCCTCAGTAGGAATGGACTCAACCATGTTGAAACCAGCTATCCATTTTTAGAACAAATTCTACAAATACCCTTTGAATCCGTGAGGTCATCATTTAAACGACTCGTGCGACTCAATCTTCTTGTCAATATTCCTCTCGCAAAAGGCGGTCGAGGCGCAATGAGGAAAATTGAAATATCTAAAGAAGTTATGGCTGCCTATATGAAAGTAACAATACTCAGAAGAGAGGGAAGAACTTTATCTAACCCGGTTAATAACCGGGTTAGATTAGGGGACAACACCCGGTTCTTACCGGGTTCAACACCGGGTGAAAGCCCCTCTAGTAGTAGTAGTGATATTAATAATAAGAATACTACTAATACTATCGGCCCTGAATCCAAGCGACAGGACCTCCCCGGAGACTGGCTTCAGATCCAAACTCCAGAGAATGTGAAGGCCATCGGTTTTGGTCAAACTCAAATCAAACAACTCTTCCAACTGGGTACCTTATCCGCATCAGAGGTTCAGGAGTCGCTGGAGGCTTTTGCTTACGATTTAGATGTCGGAGGGATCAGCAGCCGTGGATCAAAGCTTGCCTTTCTGATGGGCATTCTCAGACGTTCTGGAGCCTACATTTCTGAAGGTCTGGTCAACGAGCTCAAGGTCCAGGTGGAAAACAACGAAAAGCGAAGGAGAGAGATGGCGGATCTCGAAAAGCGCCAAGCTCAGGACAAGCTCACAGCTAAAGCTCAGGAGATCGCCTCTCACATGACAGAGAGGGAGAAGCTTTCACTTGTTCCTGAAAACGGACTGGTCAAGATGGGCAGCGTTTCTCATGAGAGGCTCGTGATGGCCAAAATTGTTGAGGGACTCTCTAAATCTTAAAAAACTACCCCCGGATCGGGTAGGGGACAAAGGGATCCAGTTTTTATGGAGGGAGGCAAGGTGGGTCAGTTTTGCAGAAAGCGATACAATTCGGAATATTACCTTCGCAACAAAGAGCGAATCAGAGAATATCGGCTCAAGCGAAAGACTGAAATTCAACCCTCAATTGTTGAATCCCAACTCTCCTTGTTTGAAATTCAACGTGGTCCTCAAATCGGTCAACCTCGGAGTCAAACTTTCAAATTTGAGTTTCTTGGCCTCCTCTCCCAGATACTCCTTATTGCTGGAATCACTTACTTTTTACTCCGTGAAGCGGTTGAATTTTATCAGTCAAACAATTCAAACCTTGAGCAATCCATTCTCGCAGCCCTTTTAGTTGAAGGACTCTTGATCGTATTTGCCTTTCTCAAACCCTCAAACTTGTTGAGTCAAATTCTGGTCAAAACAGTGCTGGCACTTCTCTTTCTCTACTCGTCCTGGTCCTTTTCTTCCAATGTGATCGGGAAGGGGATGGGCAATATTGCCCAAGGCGAAGTCTTGAGAGAGACGATATCCGGTCTCAAAGCCACGATGATGAAGAACGATCTGGCAATTGAAGTATTCATGCAAAAAGGCTGGCTTTCAGCGGCCCGCAAGTTGACCAATGAGAACAACGAGCACAGAAAGCGTCTTCTGGAGCTTCAGACACATGAGATGAATCAAAGTTTAAGGCCTGAAGGAGCTCAAAAGAGCAACACCATTTCCTTGGTTGCATTGAGATTTCTGTTTCAAATCTCCAATATCATTTTAGTCCATCAATTGAGTTCGGGTTTTCAAAGGCAATTTCGTTCTCGTCGCAGGACCATGGTCTGGCGACGAGAGATGGATTTTGCGGCCGCATGAGAAGATATTTTCTGATGTGGTTTCCAGGTGTCCGAATTAACCACCAGTCTTTTTAAAGACCTTCCTTTCAACCGATTTGAGCCTCTTTTCGATATCATGTAACTTGGCTGCGCCATGATCTCCCTCAACGTGATGGATCAACACCTGTCGAGTGTATGGTTGATAGCCAAGGCCTTCCTTTTGAGCCAGGGACTTTAGTTTCTCTACGACCAGCTGTGGTAGACGAATCGAGATCATCTGCAGCCCCATGGCCTCATCAATGGCCATTTCTTCTTCATCGCTAGCCTTAGTTGAAATCAAACCTCGTTTGCTTGACTCCCATTCTTCGGCTTCTTTTAAAAGGTCACTTTCCTTACTTTTGCTTTTTGAGCTGGATTTTTTCATATAATTTTACCTCAACATCACTGGGATTATATGCCGTGATGATCACAGGTTTTTTCTCATCACGATCTATAAAAAACACGACCTTCAATTCTCGACCCCTGTTGGTGGTCGAGACAAACCAAAATCTATCAGTACTTCCCTGATTTTTTGGCCTCATCTCTTTTGCAAACGACCCGGAGCGATTCAGGTGTTAGGCGACAATCAATTTTGGCCACTTTTTTTGTTCGGCGCAAATTAAATTTGGCCAGTTGGTGACGCAGATGTATCTACATCTTGTTTGGCTGTCAAACTTGTTTCCAGGTTTTTATTTTTTTCAAGAGATGCTTGGTTCTGCTTTGCGAAGGGACCCCCGATCACGATGATCGGGGTAACAGGTGTCTGAGGGATAGAGTCCCTCAGGTCAGGATGACGTTTTGATGGAGGGCTGTACTTTCTTATCCGCCAGAGTTGCTTTTATTTTTGTTCTTTTTTTTGCCTCTTCCGCTCTCCAACTCGGGCCCTTGATGTTGAAGGTTTCGCATTTATGAATGATTCGATCGATGGCAGCTGCTGTGTTTAATGGATTAATAAACACCCTGTCCCATTCGGAGAATGTGAGATTGGTGGTAATCAAAACGCTTTTTCGCTCTGCTCTTAGCGATAAAATTTGGAAGAACAGATCCGCTCCATCTTGGGTTTGGGCAATGTATCCAAGCTCATCGCAAACCAGCAGGTCGTACCGGTCGAGGCGTTTGAATAGGTGTTGCAGCATGAGATTTTTTTTTGCTTCCAGCATTTGTTCAATCAGGCCGTGAGTCGAGACAAACAGGCAGCGCACATTCTTTTTTACTAGCTCCTTGATGAGCGCGATCC
This genomic stretch from Bdellovibrionales bacterium harbors:
- a CDS encoding AAA family ATPase; the encoded protein is MTPKMTAKDAAEFLGISLQGINKALKSRDVTFKKSANRIYFSHDAARKFFQLPVKQKTIAFQVVKGGTGKTAIGLNVAIRASLYGLRVLCIDIDQQGNLTNLLGIDGEEYKCMFDALTDPKISFSDLIISALPGIDLVPSNLDNALLENTLVIKKIRLDKVYEQRIKDVKDQYDLIVLDCPPAPGR
- a CDS encoding TraM recognition domain-containing protein, with translation MVDEFASFATDNFIDLLNRARGAKLGIMVAHQSRGDLMKVSPTFCDQLERNCNTKLIFGTDSPDDAEYFASMAGTRSIQKSTVRYKQGLLWDQNTGEKSVRDTEEFVVHPNQIRQLGQGQVLKISRLLSAEVVITNVTPPSDNAARPKNSLGNFLLHKLFCSLKLEMV
- a CDS encoding ATP-binding protein encodes the protein MTNEELSNGLKQLNLPTMAEGYNEASRAAEKGRLTYEQYLAGLVDEELNSKYELRIKRLSKEAKLPLEKRIEHFDFTQREGITEGEFKRLAKGDFVRDGSNIVFYGSFGVGKTHLGIALIKELVKKNVRCLFVSTHGLIEQMLEAKKNLMLQHLFKRLDRYDLLVCDELGYIAQTQDGADLFFQILSLRAERKSVLITTNLTFSEWDRVFINPLNTAAAIDRIIHKCETFNIKGPSWRAEEAKKRTKIKATLADKKVQPSIKTSS
- a CDS encoding DUF87 domain-containing protein; the protein is MIGHKIGNKNEPVYLTKANLNYHVQLIGGSGAGKTTLIQVILKSLIPKKMGIIFVDLKADFDTIQWIKNEAQRSDRLKDLEFFCLTQHKISKPYNPIKHGTPQEILSQIMNSLDWSEEYYKKTASRALSDLLLALCQIRDQGGVPFTLSDLAHYLSHPDELETLAVSEFLDNETKETLRNRAESLREKDGSRQISGLLSDLINIYRSSAGPLIGKESLSPSAIDLKETIKQGKITYFLLNSMADKASCIQLGKLVLQDLIRSVGQIYDEVPEKIDTPVY